A window of Sagittula sp. P11 genomic DNA:
GGCGCGGTCCCGGCCTGCGGCCGCCGCTGCGCGCCACGGTTCTGATCTCGCTGGAACCGAACGAAGCCGCCGCCGTGCTGTCGCGCCTGAAGGCCATGCCGGAGGTCGAGACGGTGCACACCACCTCCGGCCGTTTCGATTTCCTCGTCAGCCTGACCGCCGCCACGACGGAGGCGCTGGACATCAGCCTCGACAAGATCGTGGAGGCCAAGGGCGTCCGCAGCTCCGAAAGCCTGATCCACCTCTCGACAAAGATCGACCGCGTCGGCCGCTGAAGGCGCAAGGACCTTGCCGGGAATGCGCGCCCTGATTGACAGATGTGCGCCAGCGTTTACCATGACGGTGTATTTTATTAACGAATATTCAGGAGCGCGCGTATGCCCGGTTCCCCAGATGCCCCCGTTTTCACCCACACCGGCTTTCTCGGGCAGACGGTTCCCTTCCACGCCATCACTTACGACAAGGCCGGGGTCTGCACCTCTCCGGCGACGCGCGACGCGGTCCTGCGCCTGATCCGCGACGGCGGCTACACCGACACGATCCTGTTCAGCCACGGCTGGAACAACGACTGGGACGATGCCATGCGCCTCTACCGCGCCTTCATGGAAGGTGTCTGCGCCATGGCCGACCAGCGCGGCGACATCCTGCCCGGCGGCATCAAACCCATGTTCCTCGGCGTGTCCTGGCCCAGTGCCGCACTGCTCTGGCCGTGGGAAGAGACACCCGATCTGGCCGCCGGAACACCCGGTCCGGTCGAGGAAAGCGCCGATGCGGAGCTCTTGCGCGAGGACATGGACCCGGAGGAGGCAGAGGCCCTGACCGCCTTCCTCAACGGGAAGGAAACCCTCTCCGGTCCCGAGCTTGCGCGGCTGTCGGACCTGCTCGCCCCGCAGTTCGCCCATCCCGACGAGGACGAGACGGAGACCGCGGCACCGTTCACCGCGCGCGACCTCGAACACACCTTC
This region includes:
- a CDS encoding Lrp/AsnC family transcriptional regulator, encoding MQIDETDRKLIAALAENARAPVAELARQLDLARTTVQARIDRLVSSGAIAGFTLRRGPGLRPPLRATVLISLEPNEAAAVLSRLKAMPEVETVHTTSGRFDFLVSLTAATTEALDISLDKIVEAKGVRSSESLIHLSTKIDRVGR